The following are encoded in a window of Trueperaceae bacterium genomic DNA:
- a CDS encoding sugar ABC transporter permease has product MLTRASTATWALLAPGLGLLLAFVVAPVFLTAWISLNEWSMYTPLSGMTFVGLENFASLFGDRVFNAALRNTLAYAGLCLVLILPLSFLLGQFLYRGLTRGRAALRSVLFVPYMIPTIAVAIIWGYLYSPLYGPLNQVLGAFGVPRQAWLGSVDTALPSLVIFNVWQTLGYYTVLVIAGLTQIPDVYYEAAVIDGANALQRTLHVTLPLLRRTLLFVVVIALINTVQVFEPVYVLTQGGPANATNVLSFQVYRSAFEFGQAGRASAMAFVLFLVLVAAVGAVMRLLRGSPEEGP; this is encoded by the coding sequence ATGCTGACGCGAGCGTCGACCGCGACGTGGGCGCTGCTGGCGCCGGGGCTGGGGCTGCTGCTGGCCTTCGTCGTGGCGCCGGTCTTCCTCACGGCGTGGATCAGCCTCAACGAGTGGTCGATGTACACGCCGCTCTCGGGCATGACGTTCGTGGGCCTCGAGAACTTCGCGAGCCTCTTCGGCGACCGCGTCTTCAACGCCGCCCTGCGCAACACGCTCGCCTACGCGGGCCTGTGCCTCGTCCTGATACTGCCGCTGTCGTTCCTGCTCGGCCAGTTCCTCTACCGCGGCCTCACGCGCGGGCGGGCGGCGCTGCGGTCGGTCCTGTTCGTCCCTTACATGATCCCCACGATCGCGGTGGCGATCATCTGGGGCTACCTCTACTCCCCGCTCTACGGTCCCCTCAACCAGGTCCTCGGTGCGTTCGGCGTGCCGCGTCAGGCGTGGCTCGGCTCCGTCGACACCGCGCTCCCCTCGCTGGTCATCTTCAACGTCTGGCAGACGCTTGGCTACTACACGGTCCTCGTCATCGCCGGGCTGACGCAGATCCCCGACGTCTACTACGAGGCGGCCGTGATCGACGGGGCCAACGCACTGCAGCGCACGCTCCACGTCACGCTGCCGCTGTTGAGGCGCACCCTGCTCTTCGTCGTCGTCATCGCGCTCATCAACACGGTGCAGGTGTTCGAGCCCGTCTACGTGCTCACCCAGGGCGGGCCGGCGAACGCCACGAACGTGCTGTCGTTCCAGGTCTACCGCTCGGCGTTCGAGTTCGGGCAGGCGGGCAGGGCCAGCGCGATGGCCTTCGTGCTGTTCCTGGTCCTGGTGGCGGCCGTCGGGGCCGTGATGCGCCTGTTGCGCGGCTCCCCGGAGGAAGGACCGTGA